The segment aaagccagtttgctgcagaaaatttTTTGTCCTATgctaaaaattacagatatttcagtctgattcctcttgctatttaccaaaaaagccattttgctgaagaaaaaatttctgtcctactctaaagaaatacatatatttcagtctaatacctcttgctatttaccaaaaagaagCCTGTTTGCTgctaaaaaaattctgtcctactataaaaaaattcagatatttcagtctttttataccacttgctttttaccaaagaagactatttggtataggtgcatttttgcccgactAAGTAAAAGATGAGCTGTTGACGCAGGGGAAGGTGTTTGGCGGCCTACCctatctggcagggggcatactccccgggaatcctccactgtaggacagcagcaacagcaaactgttggaggcagcagcacaggtggtcaaacaggtctgagatgtgtgcagagcaccagtacgctggtagacgtcatgtggagagtattgtggactgggtctcagggcctcaagtgcagcaggctcttcttctgcagcagcagcagcaaacagcACACCCGTGACAGGAGCTAAGACAGGTGTAAGTGTGGCTAATgcgcctgtacctcccgatgactctcccttgttgtttgacgaacagcctgaggatctgtcagtgcgaatttcagagctttaagacccttggagagtgtggtcagcacttactgggcgagggttctggatcagtggcttcatttgcagaggttgtcctagataaaaatgaggatgatgatgaccgtgatgtcacctgggaaccaccggtgcgtgtaagggctagcagcagtcctgaaacagacatagaggataggcagcagcaacagactggggagggaaggggccgcaaatctgactcatgtgagtcccaaagaacacacagacgagtgggcacaagcaggggaacagtcagagatgatgtgactgtgggagagatggagctggagcagacgcagggcacccagcagaggcaACGCAGAGGCAATGCAGAGGCAGAAGCAATGAAAAAGAgtagcagagtggttgcacacacctctcgagtgtggtcctttttcacgctgaaagacaatgacggctgcgtagcaatctgcatcctgtggcacatccgcagaggacatGCCGGATAACAATTggtgctttcccacatgcacaagaaccacaaaccaaagtgggagcagtactctTGAAGGTGCAGCcccgtcatcgtctcttctttcACCTTCATTGACTCCTCCTCCTCCAACTGTCACACcgctgaacctggtggtgcagaagtttttctgcacgtacccaggacagcaggacttactgagactgGCTTGCTCcttctgcagccatgtacgccgatgcCGTACCGCGGGGGCaatgcttagcaagatccagcgccatcAGGCAGCCACCGCATACACTCATTTTTGACACTGTAAcaagatggaactccaccctgcacatgctccaccGTCTGTGAcgttggctttttttttggctgttggtggtggtgttgacgacagcagttatgcggagtatgcctgtcctgacagtagtgacgccattcattttttggttaacaggcttgaaatctgcccgcagttggcacagtatgccatcaagcttctttcgtgcctggcatccattgttctgtccaaaagaaccttcagtgccgctggcagagtggtcacagacagccgatcacgactgtcgccgaaaaatgtcaatcgcctcacctttttgaaaatgaagggTTGGTGGGGTGGGGGATTGGGGTTGGGTTGTGGGTGGGTTGGAGTCGGGGCGGGTCTTGCGGGGTTTGGGTTTGGGGCCAGGTCCAGTGGGCCTGGGGGAGGTTTTTGGCCGGGTGGCCTGGGTGGGGTCCTGGGGGGTGTGGGGGCTGGTATTGGAGAAGGATGGTCTGGTAGGGATCGGTGGGGAGGTAGGCTGCCCACGAGCATCTGGGGGTCTGTACTCACCTCTGGTGGACGGTCCCCCTCGGTTGTCATGTCCTTGGTTGTCGTCTCTGTTTCCTGTGCCTCTTAATACCCCAGCGTAGCACCTGGTCCTCTTGGGGCATTCCGGGTACAGATGGTCTTTTCCCCCGCAGAGATTGCAGGTCTTAGTCGGAGGACAGTCCTTGGACTCGTGCCCTGTGACACGGCAGAGCCTACAGAACACTGCGGGGCAATCCTTACCTACGTGGCCTTCTGCTCCGCACCTTCTGCCGGTCCGGGGCATATCCTCGTAGTGGAGGATTCCGGGGCATGGGCCGAGGTTGATGCACTGGGGCAAGTGCAGGAGGTCCCTCGTGGTGGCACCTCTCCTGAGCTTGCATGTGAGGGTCCACTTACCAGTCCAGAAGCCGTTGGCGTCCAGGATCCGGGTTGGCTCTCTCAGCACCGTGCAGAACCTCTTCAGGTACGTGGCGATGTCTTGTCCTGGGATGTGAGGGCTGCGCATGGACACCGTGACTCTTCTTTCCTCCCGTTGAATGGGCGAGTTGGCAACAAAGTTGCCGAAAGGAGATCACGGTTCTGCCGCCTTCACTTTCTCCCAATATCTTCTGCACACTTGTAGGGACACAAATGTGATGTAGAAGATTCCTTTTACAAAGGCCTGGATGGAGAGGGTCTCCGCCTTGGAGAATCCTTGGTCGATGACCATCTTCCTTCCGAAAACCTCCGCTGTCATATCCGCTACCCTTCCGTTCACCTCCTTCAGTTGGAGGACGACCGTctgcttcatccagggttccagggCTGGAATCCCATCTGCTGCCTTGCGTCTTCCGCTTGCCTCTGCTCCTGCAGCTGCAGCTGGGGCTGGTCTTGCTGGGGCGGAGGTGGAGGTGGAGGGTCTTTCTTCCTGCAGCCGGCTGGCTTGGGCCTGCTCCGGGTGCTTCTTCCTCTCTTGCTGCTTCTTGGGGGCCATCTTCGCCTTCATCTCGGACGTCTCGGGCCTCGGCTGCGGCTTCAGCTTCAGACTTCGGCTTCTGGCGTCGGCTTTGGCTTCTGGCGTCGGCTTCCTCGTTGTCCTTGATGGTCGGCTTCTGTGGCTCCTCGGGCTCTTTGAGCTCTTTTGCCTTTGTAAAGGCAGTTTGGTGTCCACTACCGTGGTAGTGACACAATAGTGGGGGGTAAGGGAGGATCGCAAGCTCGTTCCCGGCAAGGGCTAAGCCTTtaacccaatagcagcaagtaGGTGAAGCCGAATTTAATCGACGATCCTACAGGGCCGAGTagagggtacctcaccaggaccAATTGGGTGGGATAGGCCAAGCGAGATCCACCGTATCTGCTTAAAAAGCTTCAACACCCCTAAGGGCAAAGgtagatactacacttgatcttagccaaaaggccgagaagcgatcaAAAACAAATCATGCACTGGCTCTCTCTGCACCTGGGCATACTAAGCACACTTTAGCAGCCCATAAACTATCACATAAGCCCATAAAAAATCCACTTGTGACCTTGCAGAGTTAGAACAGTCCCCAGATCTACAAAATTTGTGACCCGCCTACTCAGTGGAATTTAACATTACATTGCTGGACTGCCTGTTTAACTTTTTGTCTGCCCCAGCCGAGTTATCTCGTGTGagataagcagtgcaaataagTTTACTTGTGTTGCTGTGAATGCTTTGATCATTCCATCCTGTCAGAGGATAGATCAGTCAGCTGACTGCCCTCGGTATGGAAACTATAGTCTCATACTGCCCTCTAGTGACaagtggacataaatacaaattacagCAGTGGCCTTGTAAGCAGTATTCTCACTAGATACATTGTTTCGGTCCAAtcaaataagttataaaaatcaACAACTTGCTACACTGCCTACCCTTCTTACTACCTCTCACTTCTCAAATGAAACGTCAAATGAAATGTGGCCCTGTGTGTACAACCCTGTTTTCAAAACTTCCACACATtaatgaaattctaaaagatgctttccccactttggtataatacactaacaggtgcccgtggaataattagtagcaaaaattgctaaaataaattggcctggagCACTTGCAAGCCACTAACTAAAATGGCGGTTAAAAGGttaagcaaagaaaaatgataacTGACTATCTAATGCACCACAGCGCAAAGACAGGGAGCTTGGGTTTTTTTGACCCAGGGTAGTGGCAGTTTGTTAGGAATGAGTACCATTAATGTAAGCCAATGGAGAAGGCAATTAAATTTGTCAGCTGGTAAAAAATAGGTATCAGTGATGTCATCGTGCTAATTTTAATGTTAGACTGGATGGTTTTGTTGCAGCAAGGGAAGGAGGAAAACGCCGCTCAACCTTTGCTTCACCACTGTGGAGGTAATATTGGGGCACTGTAAGGCCCTAGTCAGCACCAGtcatctccagacaccagtcccccaatcatTACAAATCCCTAAGCGATTATAGAAGTACGTTTCTTAACCCGATGTGTTTCGCCGgcaggcttcctcagaggatatGGCGAGACCGTTTGTACAACTGTATagtgaaatacaataatatatttaagaCTTTATCTGATATTATTTGGAAAAGTGATCAACAGATATTTAATAACATAATTCAATCATTGCcatatcccctgaaaaagcctgctggcgaaacgcatcgggttgaGAGAGGTACTTTTATAATTGCTTAGAGATGTTCAATGTCTAGATATCTGGTCTCACATCCCATGACAATAATAGGAAAGACCGTATCTTGTATGActgtttaatgtatttgtttgaaaGCTAGGCTTACATCTATCTACCAGTGCACAATAGAACTGATTTGTGGCATTAAATCCCAGGTTTCTTGCTCCACTACTATGAACAAACATTGTGCATCCACCTCAGGACAACCTTTTCCTGTAAGGTGCATACCAATctctcatttttgttttcaataatgtttattggaatttttcgaaatattttcaatcaattaCAGTAGAAAAGACACAAATGACATGTGAATACTGTCATgtcaaaacaaagacaaaaaccaaac is part of the Pyxicephalus adspersus chromosome 12, UCB_Pads_2.0, whole genome shotgun sequence genome and harbors:
- the LOC140342552 gene encoding LOW QUALITY PROTEIN: uncharacterized protein (The sequence of the model RefSeq protein was modified relative to this genomic sequence to represent the inferred CDS: substituted 1 base at 1 genomic stop codon), which codes for MAPKKQQERKKHPEQAQASRLQEERPSTSTSAPARPAPAAAAGAEASGRRKAADGIPALEPWMKQTVVLQLKEVNGRVADMTAEVFGRKMVIDQGFSKAETLSIQAFVKGIFYITFVSLQVCRRYWEKVKAAEPXSPFGNFVANSPIQREERRVTVSMRSPHIPGQDIATYLKRFCTVLREPTRILDANGFWTGKWTLTCKLRRGATTRDLLHLPQCINLGPCPGILHYEDMPRTGRRCGAEGHVGKDCPAVFCRLCRVTGHESKDCPPTKTCNLCGGKDHLYPECPKRTRCYAGVLRGTGNRDDNQGHDNRGGPSTRGEYRPPDARGQPTSPPIPTRPSFSNTSPHTPQDPTQATRPKTSPRPTGPGPKPKPRKTRPDSNPPTTQPQSPTPPTLHFQKE